Proteins encoded within one genomic window of Phototrophicus methaneseepsis:
- a CDS encoding DMT family transporter, whose product MTHPNPIHWRGIGAAFASPIFLGMAPIFGKIAITAGADGFTVAALRTIIAVLMLWSVYLLFFRRYIFIYPAGLLGCIIIGAINGVGSLFYYGGLELLDASMVQLINGSYLAFAVLLARIGGQQANKRTVLRIILAMIALVMITGFSGHSMSWLGVGLMLANALMFAATVILSQYILYEMPSLTFTLYTLTTMGVVVTMVWLAISPPLTSTLLEATFLPVLLLGITTALSRLAMFASVKFLGGMQTAILGITEIAVALLLAAAVLGESLTTGQWMGTVLLFTSILLMRQQDMLPHGFNPNALIVTNMASVQFQRIAFHRAFGTHETDNEHGTMSALTTQEMLAIQRMMGASSGAIDPFPIGRARQNPGYDSQEVLEQILNSDPTSQPPEPPNL is encoded by the coding sequence ATGACACACCCTAACCCTATTCACTGGCGCGGGATTGGTGCTGCATTTGCCTCACCCATTTTTTTGGGTATGGCCCCTATCTTCGGCAAGATTGCGATTACAGCCGGGGCCGATGGCTTTACAGTCGCCGCCCTGAGGACCATCATCGCTGTTTTGATGCTGTGGTCCGTGTACTTGCTTTTCTTCCGGCGCTACATCTTCATCTATCCAGCGGGTTTACTCGGTTGCATCATCATCGGCGCCATTAATGGCGTGGGTTCCCTGTTCTACTACGGTGGCCTGGAATTGCTGGATGCCTCTATGGTGCAGCTCATCAACGGCTCTTACCTGGCATTTGCCGTCCTGTTAGCGCGCATCGGCGGCCAACAGGCGAATAAGCGCACTGTGCTGCGCATCATCCTGGCGATGATCGCCCTGGTGATGATTACAGGCTTTAGCGGCCATAGCATGAGCTGGCTCGGCGTCGGGTTGATGCTGGCAAATGCCCTCATGTTCGCGGCAACGGTCATTCTCAGCCAATATATCTTGTACGAAATGCCTTCCCTGACCTTCACGCTGTATACCCTGACGACTATGGGCGTTGTGGTGACGATGGTTTGGCTGGCAATCAGTCCCCCGCTGACGTCGACCCTGCTAGAAGCGACATTCTTACCTGTGCTGCTCTTAGGCATCACCACAGCTCTCAGCCGTTTAGCCATGTTTGCCAGCGTCAAATTCCTGGGCGGCATGCAAACGGCGATATTGGGCATTACGGAAATTGCGGTGGCGCTGCTGCTGGCGGCGGCTGTCCTGGGCGAATCGCTCACCACAGGCCAGTGGATGGGGACCGTCTTGCTATTTACAAGCATCCTGCTCATGCGGCAGCAAGATATGCTCCCACATGGCTTTAACCCGAACGCGCTCATCGTCACCAACATGGCAAGTGTGCAGTTCCAACGGATTGCCTTTCATCGCGCGTTTGGCACCCATGAGACAGATAATGAGCATGGCACCATGAGCGCGCTCACCACCCAGGAGATGCTGGCAATCCAGCGCATGATGGGCGCGTCTTCCGGGGCGATTGATCCTTTCCCAATCGGGCGGGCACGCCAGAACCCTGGCTACGACTCTCAGGAAGTGCTGGAACAAATCCTCAATTCGGACCCCACCAGCCAGCCCCCAGAGCCGCCAAATCTCTAA
- a CDS encoding hybrid sensor histidine kinase/response regulator, whose amino-acid sequence MSQRPQTILVIEDDITTIRTLYDSLKPVGYRLLGARRAVEGLDIARRERPDMVLTSIYLPDMTGRELAVMLRSDTRFIKTPIVALSDNNATEERALSLAVGMTGFIDKPIDTVTIVEHIQYFMQGGQEGNFKNTQELETVRMTYLRDVVSRLEKRIRELEENNKELTAVDQIKDDFIRLAAHELRTPLTLITGYNKLLQDYPIFQGLVEQDHNASTFLEGLTESIDRMQSIVEEILTASRIITNRIDINVRDMDLGAIVQEVLDEFVFVVRERRLQIHFLRKDWPRIIYADPDLMRLTIRNLVSNAIKYTPDGGHIYLNCAFNGEIVQFSVRDTGIGIARDKQIGIFKRMQQINNVQLHSTSKTAFDGGGLGLGLSICHGIIDAHHGKIWVESEGQDRRALPGSEFFVEIPVEQPEMPKRRLHALMAQ is encoded by the coding sequence GTGTCCCAACGCCCACAAACGATACTGGTTATCGAAGATGACATCACAACCATACGCACGCTGTACGACAGCCTGAAGCCCGTTGGGTATCGGCTTCTGGGGGCACGGCGTGCCGTTGAAGGGTTGGACATCGCCCGCCGCGAGCGCCCCGATATGGTGCTGACGAGCATCTATTTGCCCGATATGACCGGGCGTGAATTGGCCGTGATGCTGCGTTCAGATACGCGATTTATCAAAACCCCTATCGTGGCCCTCTCCGACAATAACGCGACAGAAGAACGCGCGCTAAGCCTTGCCGTTGGCATGACAGGCTTCATCGACAAGCCGATTGACACCGTTACAATCGTTGAGCATATCCAGTACTTTATGCAGGGCGGCCAAGAAGGCAACTTCAAGAATACCCAAGAGCTGGAAACAGTGCGCATGACGTACCTGCGCGATGTCGTCAGCCGGTTGGAAAAACGAATCCGTGAATTGGAAGAAAATAACAAGGAACTGACAGCAGTTGACCAGATTAAAGATGACTTCATCCGGCTGGCAGCACATGAACTACGCACGCCGTTGACGCTCATTACAGGTTACAACAAACTGCTGCAAGATTATCCCATATTCCAGGGATTGGTAGAACAAGACCATAACGCATCCACATTTCTGGAAGGGCTTACGGAATCCATCGACCGGATGCAAAGCATCGTTGAGGAAATCCTCACAGCCAGCCGCATCATCACCAACCGCATTGATATTAACGTACGCGATATGGACCTAGGCGCTATCGTACAAGAAGTGCTCGATGAATTTGTTTTTGTCGTCAGAGAACGACGTTTACAAATTCACTTCCTGCGTAAAGATTGGCCCAGGATCATTTATGCGGACCCTGATTTGATGCGCCTGACGATTAGAAACCTCGTCAGCAATGCGATTAAATACACACCTGATGGCGGGCATATCTATCTCAACTGCGCCTTTAACGGTGAAATCGTCCAGTTCAGCGTGCGCGACACGGGCATTGGCATCGCCCGCGATAAGCAAATCGGCATCTTTAAGCGGATGCAACAAATCAACAATGTGCAGCTCCACTCTACCAGCAAGACAGCCTTCGACGGCGGCGGTTTGGGTTTGGGTTTGTCCATTTGTCACGGTATTATTGATGCACATCACGGTAAAATCTGGGTGGAAAGCGAAGGACAAGACCGCCGCGCCCTACCCGGCAGCGAGTTCTTCGTCGAAATACCGGTTGAACAGCCAGAAATGCCAAAACGCCGTCTCCATGCCCTCATGGCACAATAG